A window of the Deltaproteobacteria bacterium CG2_30_66_27 genome harbors these coding sequences:
- a CDS encoding repressor LexA, with product MTPTQRRVLDFLREFVERHRFAPTAAEIAGRFGIAVKNGFYYLELLERKGYIRRKRHHPRRIEFVGENLSRRAVRVPVLGRVPAGGPREAIEEVEGELLLDPDLVGKGEVFSLRVKGDSMTGAHVCDGDHVLVRSQADAEDGEIVVAVIDGEATVKRFRRSKGRVRLEAANPAYPPIVVPAGAPSFRIAGKVVGVYRRL from the coding sequence CTGACACCGACGCAGCGGCGGGTCCTCGACTTCCTCCGGGAGTTCGTGGAGCGCCACCGGTTCGCCCCGACGGCCGCGGAAATCGCGGGCCGTTTCGGGATCGCGGTGAAGAACGGCTTCTACTACCTGGAGCTTCTGGAGCGCAAGGGATACATCCGCCGCAAGCGCCACCATCCGCGCCGGATCGAGTTCGTCGGGGAGAACCTCTCCCGGCGGGCCGTGCGCGTCCCCGTCCTGGGCCGGGTTCCCGCCGGGGGGCCGCGCGAGGCGATCGAGGAGGTCGAGGGGGAGCTTCTCCTCGATCCCGACCTGGTGGGGAAGGGCGAGGTCTTCTCCCTGCGCGTCAAGGGGGACAGCATGACGGGGGCCCACGTCTGCGACGGGGATCACGTCCTCGTCCGGTCGCAGGCCGACGCGGAGGATGGGGAGATCGTCGTCGCCGTGATCGACGGCGAGGCCACCGTCAAACGGTTCCGCCGATCGAAGGGGAGGGTGCGACTCGAGGCCGCCAACCCGGCCTACCCGCCCATCGTCGTCCCCGCCGGCGCCCCCTCGTTCCGGATCGCCGGGAAAGTCGTCGGCGTCTACCGGAGATTGTAG
- a CDS encoding 3-methyladenine DNA glycosylase, with protein sequence MTPRAFYDRDTVAVARDLLGKHLVHVTRGVERIGRIVEVEAYLGPHDLASHSSRGLTARTRVMFGPPGHAYVYMVYGMHFCMNVVTERDGHASAVLIRAVDPVMNVEGPTRGPGRLCKAMQIDRRLNGHDLTSDDFHIADPPVREPLSIVKRPRVGVAYAGRWARRLLRFYIRGNPFVSKP encoded by the coding sequence ATAACGCCGCGCGCGTTTTACGATCGCGACACCGTCGCGGTCGCAAGGGATCTGCTGGGGAAGCACCTGGTTCATGTGACGCGTGGGGTGGAGCGGATCGGCAGGATCGTCGAAGTCGAGGCGTACCTCGGCCCCCACGACCTCGCCTCCCACTCCTCGCGGGGGCTCACCGCCCGGACCCGGGTCATGTTCGGCCCGCCGGGCCATGCCTACGTTTACATGGTGTACGGCATGCACTTCTGCATGAACGTCGTGACCGAACGCGACGGCCACGCCTCCGCCGTATTGATCCGGGCCGTCGACCCGGTGATGAATGTCGAAGGTCCCACACGGGGCCCCGGCCGGCTCTGCAAGGCGATGCAGATCGACCGGCGCCTCAACGGACACGACCTGACCAGCGACGATTTTCACATCGCCGATCCCCCCGTGCGCGAGCCTTTATCGATCGTGAAGAGACCTCGCGTCGGCGTCGCCTACGCGGGGCGTTGGGCGAGGAGGCTCCTTCGGTTC
- a CDS encoding alpha/beta hydrolase: protein MTTMLAGGRRIEFTWHGPGPDAAPTLVFLHDGIGCAATWRDFPAALAGKTGCGALVYSRAGCGGSDPVALPRPLTYMHDEGFFALPDLLDAAGVRQAFLVGHSDGGSIALLHASTPRSLPRVRALLLEAPHVFCEEITVRAIEKARDEYLHTDLRAKLERYHGGNVDCAFWGWNRAWLDPGFLAWNIEDRLPAVTVPTLVVQGEDDPYGTLRQVEAIERQCGGPVRRSILERCGHSPHREQRERTLSTMTAFVRELHKT, encoded by the coding sequence ATGACGACAATGCTCGCGGGCGGCCGACGCATCGAATTCACCTGGCACGGCCCCGGGCCCGACGCCGCCCCGACGCTCGTCTTCCTGCACGACGGCATCGGATGCGCCGCGACGTGGCGCGACTTTCCCGCGGCGCTCGCCGGCAAGACGGGGTGCGGCGCGCTCGTCTACAGCCGCGCCGGGTGCGGCGGCTCCGATCCGGTCGCGCTCCCGCGACCGCTCACCTACATGCACGACGAGGGATTCTTCGCCCTTCCGGACCTTCTCGACGCGGCGGGCGTCCGCCAGGCCTTTCTCGTCGGGCACAGCGACGGCGGCTCCATCGCCCTGCTGCACGCTTCGACGCCGCGGTCCCTGCCGCGGGTCCGGGCCCTGCTGCTCGAGGCGCCACACGTCTTCTGCGAGGAGATCACCGTGCGCGCCATCGAGAAGGCACGCGACGAATACCTCCACACCGACCTGAGGGCGAAGCTCGAACGGTACCACGGCGGGAACGTCGATTGCGCCTTCTGGGGATGGAACCGGGCCTGGCTCGATCCGGGGTTTCTCGCCTGGAACATCGAGGATCGCCTGCCCGCCGTCACGGTCCCGACGCTCGTCGTGCAGGGGGAGGACGACCCCTACGGAACGTTGCGCCAGGTCGAGGCGATCGAGCGACAGTGCGGCGGGCCGGTCCGGCGTAGCATCCTCGAGCGGTGCGGCCACAGCCCGCATCGCGAGCAGCGCGAACGGACGCTTTCGACGATGACCGCGTTCGTCCGCGAGCTCCACAAAACATGA